GGGCCAGTATTTCACCTTGATCAACAATAATATTGATGCTATGCAAAATATCTTGTTTTTTATAGGAAAAGTTCAGGTCCTTAATCTGCAGCATCTAAAACACCCCCAGCCTTAAACGTCAGCCGATATTTATGGCGATTCCGGTTTATCGTAGCTGGACCAGTGCTTTAAAGGCCGGATTAATAAAAATTCCAGACTGACAAGGATTATGAGCAGCACCAGTATCCAGGCAAAAAGCCGTTCTGTTTCCAGGTACGTGCGGGCAATTGCAATTCTTTGCCCCATTCCCTCACGGGCGCCAAGCAGTTCAGCCATAATAGTCAAGCGAACAGATGAAGCCATCGCCAGCGAAAGACCGGCGATCAGGTAATGCCGCATACCCGGAAGATATATTTTACCGATAGTAAGCAGCGGGGGCAAATTATAGACCCGCGCCATTTGCAGCAAATCATGATCTATGGATTTCAGCCCCTCCGCCGTGTTGGTATGTATTACCGGAAACACCAGCAAGGATACCAGAAATATAGTCATTTTTGTTCCCAGGCCAAACCAGACCATAGCTACCGCAACAAATATAATTGCCGGTACGGCCAGTAAAAAGCTTATCAATGGCCGCATAAGCAATTCCAATTTAATGAAGTAGCCGGCTAACAGACCGCTGCTCAAGCCAATTACTATTCCAGCGCCCAATCCCACTATCTGACGTTGGAAAGTAATAAGCAGGTTTTCTCCCAATTCACCGCTTTTGCAAAGGACCGCCAGCGCTTGCAGCGTCTCCGCCGGTGAAGGAACCAGCACCTGGTTATAACGCATGGAAAGCAACTGCCAGCCCAGTACAAGTATAAATACGCCTGATAAGTAGTAGCAATTCCTATTTGGACTGGTAGTAGAATTCGGCATCAGGTATCTTACCCCCAAAGGCTCTGATATCGGCCGTCTGGCTTAGTTCTTTCAAAAAAGCATCCACCTCCGACCGGCAATCCGCGGCATGCCGAGGCTGCAGGCGAGCATATTTAAGAGATTGGCTGACTGCCGAAGCCTTCATTGAAGGGACATGTTTTTCAACTATGGGGCCCATTTCTTCAGAGTGACTATTAACCCATGCAGCAGTATCCATATAGAACTTCTCAAAACCAGCCACCTGTTCGGGCGTAACTCCGCTATCATTTACAACAATAATAGTGCCCTGGGGCATACGGGCGTTTTCTTGCCCGGGCAGTTTGTTCCACTCCCGAGTCAGGTCCAGAACCCGGTGCAACTGAACACCGGATTTCTGCGCGTTTAAAGCGGCAATACTGGATTGGGGTTCGTTTAATACGGCATATTTTAATTGCCCGGCTGCCAAACGAGAGGAAGCTTCAGGCATATCCAGGTATGTAATAGTAAGGTCGCTATCCGGATTTATGTTGTTTTTTATCAGCAGATGGCGAAATACCAGATCTTGTATTCCACCTTGCCCCGATATAGCCACTTCCTTGCCTTTCAGATCCGGTAAGGACTTAACCTCCGAATCGGTACTCATAACGTAGAACGTCCCCCAGACGGAAACCATAAGCAATTGCACATTTAAACCCTTATTATAAGAAAGTACGGCGTTGCTGATGGGGGTACTGCATAGTTCCACTTCTTTGGCAGTTATCATAGCGGTTAATTGCTCAGAGGTCTGCCAGGGTTTAAGCAAGATTCTGCTATTTTGTTCCGCCATTTGCGCCAGGGGGTAGGTAACCGGGCCGGGGGCGCTTCCTACAATGAGATTGAGATCTGCAATTTTAGCGGCGTCTCCCGCCTGTTGTGCCGAAGTATTGGTGGGAGGTGCTTCCTGACCGGCCTTTTGCGCGCATCCGGCCGGAATAATAAGCAGAGTGAAAAATACTATTATGGCCATAAGTTTTCTTTTCATTGCAAATGCCTCCGTTTCTTAATGGATACGGGCGAATCCACATATAATTAAGTTTTTATCTTCGCACAGGCTGCAAGTTCTAAATAAGTGCGGCTAAAGGTTCAGCGGTCAGGGGACACACCTCGTTCGGAGGAATGTCCCCAATGCAAGGGTTAAAACCCCACCTGAACCAAGTCTTCTTTATTGGCAGGCGCTTGAAATAACCGGATTAATAGCGTCTAATAAAATTTGTTCCATCTGTTTCGTGTAGGACTGCTCATATCTTTGATCAGGTTCGGGATATAGATCCAGCATGACTTGGCAGGGCCGCCCCACCACCACTATTATCCGATCAGCAAGTCTTAGTGCCTCTTTTACATCATGAGTAACCATAACAGTGGTGCAAGCATGCCATTGGCCCAGAGAAAACAAAAGCTCTTGCATATCCCTTTTAAGATTTTCATCTAAACCGTAAAACGGCTCGTCCAACAGAAGCAAGTCGGGCTGAATAGCGAAAGCGCGACCGATAGAAACCCGTTGCTTCATGCCACCGCTTAATTGTCCGGGATAATAACCGCCGAATTCTGCCAAACCCAGCACCGGCAGCAGACTTTCCACGCGTTGACACCGCTGTCGGAAATCCAGCCCCAGATTGTATAAGCCCACATGCAGATTTTGCTCCACCGTTAACCAGGGAATCAGCCGGGGTTCCTGGAAAACATAAGCCAGTCTCCGGTTGTCAGATTCAACCTGCCCCGACTGAGGCTTGACAATGCGGGCCAGAATATTTAATATGCTGGTCTTACCGACTCCTGAAGGACCAAGGAGACAAATAAATTGCCGCCGGTCACAATTTAAATTAAATTGTTCAAGGACTTTTAATTTGCCATAATGCAGTACAACTTCATACAGGCTAAACAATTGCATTCACCTCGGTAAAAACCGATCAGGCTATTCTTAAACTTGGGAACCTTTAATCACGCTCAGATAATGCTCCCAACTTTCCCAGTGCAAACTAAAATTGTGATCGGTTAAAAGCTTTGGAATAGCTACGTCCGGCGAAGCAGGTATGAAAGTCTGGAGCGCCAAATACTCCTGAACTTGCCTGGACAGCAAGAAATCCCCTATTTCCAGCAAACGCTCGTCCGCTTTTTTACTCCAGACCATCACCTGCGGCATACAGAAGATACCATCCCGGGGCCAAATCAGGCGGGTATTCTTATTGCGCGAAATACGGGCAAATGCAATATTAGTGATCCCCAGTTGGTACCGGCCCTCATCCACGGCATTAACAACATCAATCGGAGCCCCCTGATGTATCACATTCTCCCGGAAATCGGCAAATCGTTCCGGATAACGGGCTTGCATAAAGGTGCGAATAATCTTCGATACCATCCGATATTCATCAGGCATAATGACCTGCTTGCGCCAGCGAGCCTCCAGCAAATCTTTCCACGCTTCGGGAAGTTCCTTTTCCCCCAGCAGGTTCGGATTATAAAACATGGCAAAAGGAATTACCACAAAGGGCTGAAAATACCCTTTCTCATCCGCAAATCCGGCTTTCGCCAGTTCCGAACGCAGCGGAAAACGACCGGGGAGTGAGCGAAAATATTCCTCCAAGTACCCTTCCGGCAGTTCGGCAAAATCGTTGACTTGGCCGATCACCAGTTCCGGTATCTCGCCCTTTTCCAAACACATTTTAAACAGACCGTCTTCCTCGGGACGATGAGGTTGGGTTTCAATCTCCACCTGTAGGCCATGCCTTTTTTCCAGGTCCCGGCCATAGTCTTTGAGCATTTGCTCCAAAGACCTGCTGATATTTAACGGACAGTGCACCAAAACTCTTGCCATAGCGACCACTCCTCCTTTTTGTTATCTTCCGTTCCAATACTCGTTCCTTTTCTTAAATGTTCCCGCAAGCGGGCTATCTCTCTTTCCACCCTGATCAAGCCTTCCAGTATTCCTCTCTCCTCCGGCGTGGTCCGGCAGATCTTGTCCATGCCACCATTTTTCATCACCACTCTTTGTCCGGCCATCAGCATCAGGGTTGGATCATGAGACACAACCAGCACAACTTTCCCCCGCCCCGTAAGCATTTCCAAAGCCTGCAAACGATCTATGCCGGCATTTTCAATTTCGTCAATCAATACAACCGGAGCATTGCTGATCAGGGCCACATCCGCTACCATAAGCGCCCGTGACTGCCCCCCGCTTAATTGAGTCAGGTTCGTCGAGAAAGAAACCGGTTCGCCCGATAACTGGTTGGTTATGGCCAGCACATCCTTGATTGTCTTGACAGGATCTTGAATAGCCCGCACCTGCGCATGCATTAGAAGAAACTCTTCAATGGACATATCAATTACAAAGTTCATGTTTTGGGACACTTCAGCAACCAGATAGCGCAGCAACCTTTTATTCTTATTTCTATCTACAGGCTGACCGTTGATTAAAACGCTCCTGCCTGTCAATGTTTCAGCTTCGGCATATTGCTCAATATCCGATATTAATTGAGTTTTTCCCGAACCGGTGGGACCAACCACCGCCAGCACTTCGCCCGCTTTAATGTCCAGTTGCCGAATCTTCTCCGGCGAACCTTCTTTATCCAAGCCGCCTAAGATAGTTATTTTTTCGATCATTAGTCCAGTCTCCCAAAGTCAACTTTTTTTACATTTCCCATTTGGTATGTTTTGCCGACAATAGTCTCTCCCGCACAATAAGAACAAATAGCCGCGGGCATGGGGTATTTTAACTCCTGACCGCTGATTCCCGCCAACTCCTTACAGCTAAGAATTTCATTTTTCAGTGCCAGCGCGCCTTGTCCCGTAAGACCGTTGAAATCCAAAATCCGGGCTTGCGGATTTACCGTTTCAACTTTATAACGGAATACTTCTCTTTCGGCCTGGGAAACGATATCGCCTTTGGTGATCACGACAATATCCGCCGTGCTCAGCATGGGACCCACTTTTTTCGGGGCATCAATGCCAATTAAATTATCTATGACACATACGGACAGACAATCATGTACGGCCGGCGCACAACGGTGACACAAGCCTGCTGTTTCCAGAACCAGCACATCCGCTTTTTGATCTTGTGCCCAGCGTTCCACTTCTTCCAGATTGGCGACATAAAAATGATCCGGACAAATATAATCACTTAGCCCAACGGCTACCGGTATTCCAAGACGTCGATACCGCTCGTCATCCGAAGTCTGCAAGCAGTCAATCTTACAAGCCGCAACTACAAGTTTACTTTTCAAAAGATGTCGTATCGTATGCATCATTACCGATGTCTTCCCCGATGAGGGTGTGCCGGCAACAATAACAAAGCGCATCTTAAACCCTTCTTTCATTAGAAATCATTACTTTAAAACAGTATCCGGACAAGTTATTGAGAAAGCACAAAAAGATGGCCAAGGCGGTGGCGAATGTTGCAGAGTGCCTTCCTGACGAGTCAGCGCAACACATAACGTAACAAAAATAGAGTAGTGCGTTATTATTATCAAGGTAAAACAACCAAAACGATACAAAACACAACAAAACATGATTATATTAGTAATAATAAGTTGCGATATATAACTTGTCAATACGGCAATAACGTAATATCCAACTTTGAAAATACATGGCAGTAATTACAGAGCCAGGTTTCTCCGGCGGCCCGGCGGCAAAAAGCAAGCGCACCCGGGACCGGAAAAAATAAAAAACCGCGAATGCTTTGCGTCTCTATAAAGAACAAAGTATTCGTGGTTCTAATAAGGTTTCTTTCCTAACAAGACAGTTAATACTTCATTATTTTATTAATAAACTACGCTAACACTGCAACAAAAGTATAGTTTATCGAACTTCAAGATGGGTTTACCGCTCCTCTGCGTAGCAAAATACACTACCCTAATAACGGTGTCGTTTAGCTGGTGCCGGGTATTAAAAGTTGAAAATCTAAAATTTTTAACTTTCAATACCCGACACCTATCAAGGCAGCAAAAGCTTCGCTCAAAAAGCAATTTACGCTACAGTACTAAGCTATCTCCGCGATTTAGCTGCACAGCCTGACTATTTTATCAACCAATTTATCCATACTATCCCGCTGCATATTAGCATCCAGTGAATTTCCCACCAGATTGGCCCCGCTGATGTCCGAAGAGTGGCTTATGGCACTGCCAACCTCTATTCCCCTGTCGGCCAGTTCCCGGCGCAAAGTGGCTTCTGTTGCCTCGTCCACCTTGTTCAGAACAACAAAAAACTTCTTATGAGCCTCTTCAGCCAATCCCTTGGCCTTCTCGGCCAGCAAAACCGACTCATATGAAGTGTCTATAACCATTAGTATTAAATCCGCCCCTTCCAGAATACCACGCCCGAAATGCTCCACACCTGCTTCGGTGTCCGCTATAACCCACTCATTATTGTTTACTTCAAGCTCTTTTAATAAAGACCGGGTAATTGAGCCCATCGGACAAGCGCAACCTTCCATACTGTGCTCGATTTTTCCAATGCGCAGATTGCCCACCATACCGTCCCAGTTGACACATGCAGACGGTAAATCCGCCAGAGATAAATTCTCCTTAAAATAATTCGCCTTTTCACTGTTTTCCTGCTGCAAGGATGCCAAAAGTTTTTTCTGCACCGCCGACTTACCGCCAAGGGAAGCCATCAAACTCATTTCCGGCGGGTTTTGGCCAAGCATTTTACACAGGCCCAGATTAGATTCGTCGGTATCCACCACCAATACTTTTTCCCGTGCACCCAATGTTCTTGCCAAAAGGGTCACCAGAGTACTTTTGCCGCAGCCTCCCCGGCCACAAACAATTAGCTTGGGCATTTTCGAACCTCCTTCGCAATTAAAAAGCCACGAGGGCATTTTCCAACCTTGTGGCTGGCAAAAGACCTTCGTGGCCTAATATTGTTATAGTTATTAAATTTTTAATACTTAGTACTTACGCTATATTTTCTAACAGTTTAACATACGTTCACAAAATTGTCCATATCTTTTAATTTCATCGCATTACCCTGCCTTCAAAAATGTGTAATTATTCAAGGGTAGGCCGAACAAATCTTAGTTGC
This genomic interval from Desulfoscipio sp. XC116 contains the following:
- a CDS encoding ABC transporter permease, whose translation is MPNSTTSPNRNCYYLSGVFILVLGWQLLSMRYNQVLVPSPAETLQALAVLCKSGELGENLLITFQRQIVGLGAGIVIGLSSGLLAGYFIKLELLMRPLISFLLAVPAIIFVAVAMVWFGLGTKMTIFLVSLLVFPVIHTNTAEGLKSIDHDLLQMARVYNLPPLLTIGKIYLPGMRHYLIAGLSLAMASSVRLTIMAELLGAREGMGQRIAIARTYLETERLFAWILVLLIILVSLEFLLIRPLKHWSSYDKPESP
- a CDS encoding ABC transporter substrate-binding protein, producing the protein MKRKLMAIIVFFTLLIIPAGCAQKAGQEAPPTNTSAQQAGDAAKIADLNLIVGSAPGPVTYPLAQMAEQNSRILLKPWQTSEQLTAMITAKEVELCSTPISNAVLSYNKGLNVQLLMVSVWGTFYVMSTDSEVKSLPDLKGKEVAISGQGGIQDLVFRHLLIKNNINPDSDLTITYLDMPEASSRLAAGQLKYAVLNEPQSSIAALNAQKSGVQLHRVLDLTREWNKLPGQENARMPQGTIIVVNDSGVTPEQVAGFEKFYMDTAAWVNSHSEEMGPIVEKHVPSMKASAVSQSLKYARLQPRHAADCRSEVDAFLKELSQTADIRAFGGKIPDAEFYYQSK
- a CDS encoding ABC transporter ATP-binding protein; the protein is MFSLYEVVLHYGKLKVLEQFNLNCDRRQFICLLGPSGVGKTSILNILARIVKPQSGQVESDNRRLAYVFQEPRLIPWLTVEQNLHVGLYNLGLDFRQRCQRVESLLPVLGLAEFGGYYPGQLSGGMKQRVSIGRAFAIQPDLLLLDEPFYGLDENLKRDMQELLFSLGQWHACTTVMVTHDVKEALRLADRIIVVVGRPCQVMLDLYPEPDQRYEQSYTKQMEQILLDAINPVISSACQ
- a CDS encoding ABC transporter substrate-binding protein gives rise to the protein MARVLVHCPLNISRSLEQMLKDYGRDLEKRHGLQVEIETQPHRPEEDGLFKMCLEKGEIPELVIGQVNDFAELPEGYLEEYFRSLPGRFPLRSELAKAGFADEKGYFQPFVVIPFAMFYNPNLLGEKELPEAWKDLLEARWRKQVIMPDEYRMVSKIIRTFMQARYPERFADFRENVIHQGAPIDVVNAVDEGRYQLGITNIAFARISRNKNTRLIWPRDGIFCMPQVMVWSKKADERLLEIGDFLLSRQVQEYLALQTFIPASPDVAIPKLLTDHNFSLHWESWEHYLSVIKGSQV
- a CDS encoding ATP-binding cassette domain-containing protein; the encoded protein is MIEKITILGGLDKEGSPEKIRQLDIKAGEVLAVVGPTGSGKTQLISDIEQYAEAETLTGRSVLINGQPVDRNKNKRLLRYLVAEVSQNMNFVIDMSIEEFLLMHAQVRAIQDPVKTIKDVLAITNQLSGEPVSFSTNLTQLSGGQSRALMVADVALISNAPVVLIDEIENAGIDRLQALEMLTGRGKVVLVVSHDPTLMLMAGQRVVMKNGGMDKICRTTPEERGILEGLIRVEREIARLREHLRKGTSIGTEDNKKEEWSLWQEFWCTVR
- a CDS encoding GTP-binding protein; the encoded protein is MRFVIVAGTPSSGKTSVMMHTIRHLLKSKLVVAACKIDCLQTSDDERYRRLGIPVAVGLSDYICPDHFYVANLEEVERWAQDQKADVLVLETAGLCHRCAPAVHDCLSVCVIDNLIGIDAPKKVGPMLSTADIVVITKGDIVSQAEREVFRYKVETVNPQARILDFNGLTGQGALALKNEILSCKELAGISGQELKYPMPAAICSYCAGETIVGKTYQMGNVKKVDFGRLD
- a CDS encoding nitrogenase reductase, translated to MPKLIVCGRGGCGKSTLVTLLARTLGAREKVLVVDTDESNLGLCKMLGQNPPEMSLMASLGGKSAVQKKLLASLQQENSEKANYFKENLSLADLPSACVNWDGMVGNLRIGKIEHSMEGCACPMGSITRSLLKELEVNNNEWVIADTEAGVEHFGRGILEGADLILMVIDTSYESVLLAEKAKGLAEEAHKKFFVVLNKVDEATEATLRRELADRGIEVGSAISHSSDISGANLVGNSLDANMQRDSMDKLVDKIVRLCS